The stretch of DNA TCCTCGTAGCCGGCGTCAGCGTGGCGAATAACGCCCATGCCAGGATCGGTCGTGAACACAGCTTTTGCTTTCTCAGCGGCGAGGTCAGAACCGTCGAGGACAACGTGGTTGTTCGTATGCAGCGAGTTGCCGATCCCGACACCGCCGCCGTCGTGGACGCTGACGATATCAGCACCGCCAGCACAGTTGACTAACGCGTTCAGAATCGGCCAATCGGCAACGGCATCAGTGCCGTCTTTCATCGCTTCTGTCTCTCGATTCGGGCTGGCGACGCTTCCCGCATCGAGGTGATCTCGAGTGACAACAATTGGGGCGGAAATCTCGCCGTCGGCAACGAGTTCGTTGATCCGGAGCGCAAAGCGAGCACGCTCGGTGTGTTCCTCGCCGTCGGTCGCGTAGCCAAGCCAGCAGACCCGACTCGGCAGTCCCTGGAACTGAACTTGCTCCTGTGCGAGGTCGATCCAGCGCCGAAGGTGGTCCTTTTCTGGGAACAACTCGAGGATGGCCTCGTCAGTTCGGTGGATATCGTCGGGGTCACCCGAAAGTGCAGCCCAGCGGAACGGCCCCTTGCCGCGACAGAACTGCGGGCGGATGTACGCAGGAACGAACCCGGGGAAGTCAAACGCGTTCTCCATCCCACGATGATCCTGGACCTGCCCGCGGATGTTGTTCCCGTACTCGAAGGCAATAGATCCACGCTCTTGTAACTCGAGAATTGCATCGACGTGGCGTTCCATCGTATCGAGACTTTCCTCGAGATACGCATCCGGGTCATCCTCGCGCAGTGCGTCGGCGTCCTCGACCGTGTAGCCGTCGGGATAGTAGCCCTCGAGTGCATCGTGTGCGCTCGTCTGGTCTGTAATCACATCCGGGACATACCCTTGCTCGAGCATGGTCTCGAGCAGTTCCGCTGCGTTGACGTGGACACCGACACTGTAGGGTTCGCCGGCGTCGCAGGCTTCTTCTGCGCGCTCGATTGCCTCCTCGATGTCGTCGGCTTTTTCCATACAGTAGCCAGTCTCGAGACGCCGGTCGATCCGGTCTTCGTCGACTTCAGCCGCGATACAGACGCCCTCGTTCATCGTTACCGCCAGCGGCTGTGCACCGCCCATGCCGCCGAGGCCAGCCGTAACGACTGTCTTGCCGGTCAGGTCGCCATCGTAGTGCTGGCGAGCGAGTTCGGCAAGCGTCTCGAACGTCCCCTGTATAATCCCCTGTGTGCCGATGTACGCCCACGAACCCGCGGTCATCTGGCCGTACATGATCTTGCCTTCAGCCTCGAGTTCGTGAAAGTGATCCCAGTTGTCCCAGTTGCCAACGAGATTTGAGTTCGCGATCAACACTCGAGGCGCGCGCTCGTGCGTTGGAAATCGCCCGACTGGCTTGCCCGACTGGACCAGTAACGTTTCATCGTCTGCGAGCGAGCGCAACTCGGCCAAGATGGCATCGTAGGCGTCCCACGACCGCGCCGCTCGGCCTGTGCCACCATAGACGACCAGATCCTCTGGCTTTTCTGCAACGTCTGGATCGAGGTTGTTGTTGAGCATCCGCAGCGCCGCCTCCTGTCGCCACCCTTCACACTCGAGGTCCTGTCCAGTCGGCGCGCCCTGGTACTCGTACCACTGCTCGCTCGGAGCGCCATCGCCGAGAGTCGGTTCAGTTCCCATGTGAGTAATAAGCACGCGACGAACCAATACCCACGGTGTTCCAATCGGAATATGATTTATATACAGTCGCCGCATATCGCCGCTATGTACGAGGCGACGTTTTCGATCAGCGACTCGAGCGCCTACACCGGTCCGACCGGTAACGCGGACTGCCGAATCGAACTCTGGTGTAACGACCACTCGGACCTGCTGTACGTCTCCGGGAGCGAGATTGATCCACTGTTGTCACAGATTCGCACCGATATCGGCATCGAAGCAGAACTCCGGCGTGAGGAAGAAGCCGTCGTTATCACGAGTTCGTGTCTCAAACAACACGAAGTTACCCACATCGAGCGCTATCTTCGAGCAAACAACTGCCTGTTGTTGCCGCCGCTTCGATACGAAAACGGCGAAAAACAGTGTCGTATCCTCGCGCTTGAGTCCGCGAATCTCACCACCCTCTATGCCGACCTCGTCGCGGATGAGTTCGAAATCGACGTCCGAGCTAAACGCGAAATCAGTACGCCGGTACAGTCAACTCCGCTCTTGACCCTCGACGATGTCATCCCAGACCTAACCGAACGCCAGCGCGAGGTACTCACACTCGCCGTCGATGCCGGGTACTACGACCTTCCTCGAGAGACAACGACAGCAGCGCTCGCCGACGAAGTCGGGATCAGTCGACGGGCAACAGAAGACCATCTGCGTCGGGCCGAACGAAAATTGCTCACCTCACTCGTCTCGTATCTGTACTAGCTCAAACGTATGCCCCGGTGCCTTAGAGCAAGCCAAGCGCCGCAACAGCGTGCGTGATCACCGTGATGACCGGGATGAGGATGATCGTTCGCATGACGAACAGCAAGACGAGATCACGGAACCGAATCGGGATATCGCTGAACATATCCATCATCATCGGCGCAGTCGCCGAGAAAAAGATCAGCTGAGAGATCGACAGCAACGCGATGAAAAATCGCGCCATTGCATCGGCTTCAGCGACCAACAGTGCCGGGATAAACATCTCGGTGATGCCGATGATCGACGCCGGTGCGACGACCTCAGCGTCCGGAATGCCAAGGAGTTCGAAGACCGGAATCAGAGGCTGTGCGATAATGTCGAATACAGGCGTGTTCTCAGCGACGATGACCGCCGCAAGACCGATCGAGAGGATCGTCCCTAAAATCAAGATGGCGAGTTTGATTCCGTCAATGAACCCGCGAACCGACGCACCGAGAATCGTTCCACCCTCCTCAGCCTTCTTGACGGCTTCTGAGAGGCCAAACCGGAAGTAATCCCCTGGAGACCCTCGAAACGGCGTCTCGGGATTTGGCTCAGCGATGTACTCCTCCGGGACGTTACTCAACGGCGGAATCCGAACGAGGATAATGCCTGTCACCGCAATGCAGACGAGGTACGACAGGAAGATTACTGGGAACAACTCGAGGAGATCGACCGTTGCAGCGACGACGCCGACGAACCCGATCGAGACGGTTGCGAAACAGGTGCTGATGATGTAGACGTCCTGCTTCGAGTACTCACCACGATCGAAGACGTTTCGCGTCACGTAGAGTCCGACGCTGTAGGAACCCACCCACGAGGCGACGCTGTCAAGGGCTGACCGGCCAGGGATTTTGAACAGTGGGCGCATGATCGGACGTGCCATTGTGCCAACGAACTCGAGGCCGCCGAGTTCGACGAAGAGATTGATGAAGATTGCACCGATGGGGATGATCACCGCGACGCTCAGAATAAGCGTGCCCCAGACGAGACCGCCAGTGGCAGGACCAACGAGCCACTCGGGACCGATTTCGAAGAACAAGACGGGCGCGAGGACAGCACCAGCGACTCGGAAAAACCAGAACGGGGTAGAGGTCTCCCAGTAGGGAAGCGCCAGTTGTTCGGTCCGGTTGTCGCTGATCGAGATGACTCCGCGCTTTCGGAACTCGGCAAGCGTCGTCAAGAGCCCGCCGGCTGCGATGAGGCCGAGTGCGTAGACTCCCGCAAACATCGGGTACGTTCCCGTGATCCAATTGACGGCGATGTCAAAAGGGACTGTTATCTGGCCGTCCCAGGGTACTGGGACGAGAAAAAAGAAAAAGCCAACCGCAAACGCCACCACGAACTTCGAAATCGGCCCACCACGGATTTCAGCGAGATCGATATCTTCGATTGTTTTTGTTTCTGGTGCCGTTTCCACCCGTTTTGTATCCTGGTCCTCCCGAGACCATGCTGTTTCGTCAAACACACCCAAAGATTGGGGTGCCCGCTAACAAGTGTCATATGGTGCCATATGGTAGGTGATTTATATACAAATATCAGAGTCACCAAAACAGTGAGTGTTGAGAACGAATAGACTCCGCAAAAATATAAAACGAGAGTTGTAATGTTCCAGCCATTCCTCAAGGGCGAGCAGAATTGTTTGATTAATAAAATACTCGATGGCTCGAGCGTCTGAGGAGAGGATGGTATCAATTGAGGAGAGAAATATGAGAACTTATATAATATCCCGTCAAAATTCACAGATATGATGATTTTATTTCCTGTAGTATAGATTAGATATTGATACTTGAGTAGAACAGTAAATATTCATACTATGTAGTACTGGCAGACAGCGTAGTGGTGGACAGCACAAGAATGAGTAAAAGTAAATACTATTTGACACACATAATATTTTGTGAGTTGTCATTTGATATCTCACAATCATGTAATCTTCAGCACAACATAGTTTGTATATGAATCAATTGAATTATCATATAGTCAGGACCCGTTCTGAGATGAGATTCTGCTATACAGTTAGTGAGCAGTACTATTGATTGATTTCGTCATAACTGGGCACACGGATTCATGATTAGTTGAGAATTGACAATATCAATTATGCGGCTGGATCTCAGAACACACTATACCCGTTTTCGTACGGCCTAATTCGGGGGGATTCACCTTCCACCGTTTCGATGTACTCGAGAAGACGCGCTTGGAGGTCATCAGCGATGGATCGGAAATCAGGTCGGCCAACTAGGTTGACCTTTTCGTGTGGGTCCCGTGCGAGGTCATAGAGATACCGTTCAACGTACGTGTCAGATGATTTCGTTCCACTTCCACCTCGCCATCCGGTCGAAGAAGTTGCGGCAACACCGTATTTCCACTGATCGGTTCGGAGCGCTCGACCAACCTGAGACTCACTAATTTGGATGAACGCATCACCGCCGGTATCGGGTCTGTCACCGTGGGCAATCGGAAGAAAGCTATCCCCGTGCATCGCATCGGGAATATCAATTCCAGCGGCAGCAAGCAACGTCGGCGGAAGGTCGACAAGACTCGTCGGCGTCTCGATAGCAGTACCCATGTCGAATTCGGGGCCAGCTAAAACAGCAGGGACCCGGACAGCAGACTCGTGGGGTGTTCGCTTGTACTCACCCGGTCGAGTACGGAAATGACAGCCGTGATCCGCAGTATAGGCTACAATCGTTTCGTCTTCGATATCCCGGGCAGAGAGTGCTTCCAAGAGGTCGTCGACACACTCGTCAAGGCGTTTGACGGTCCCATAGTAGTCTGGGAGCTCTTCGTACCAGTCACCAGGTCGATTACGGAGGTCCTCGGGAACATACGGCCGCTTCTTGTAGGGTTCTGCATACCCATCCGGAGCGGCGTACGTCATCATATCGTTCTGATTGTGCGGTTCGAGATACGCAACGACGAGAAAAAACGGCTCCGAGAGAGACGCGATGGCCTTGCATGCAAAGTCAGTGAACGCATCTGCACGATACGAATCAAACTCGACAGGCTCGTTGTCAGGACCGAACAAGTGTCCTTCCATCGGATAGGACGTGAATTCCGGGACGTCAGCAGCAATCCAGAAATCTTCGTACGCACCACGGAGATTTTCGGGAATAGGATCATCGAAGGTCCCTGAGATATGCCAGTTGCCGACATACCCAACGTCGTATCCAGCCTCTTTGAATTGTCGAGGGAGACGCAACTCGTCGGTCGAAATGGGCATCGTATCTCGCCATACGTCGACCTCACTGGCATACTTCCCACTCTGGAACATCGCACGGAACGGGCCACACAGCGGTTGTGGAGTGATCGCCTGTTTCAAAACAGTCCCGCGCGTTGCGAGTCCATCGAGTGTTGGCGTGAGATTCAGTGGGCATCCGTATGCACCAAGCGTATCCCAGCGCTGTTGGTCCGTCAAGACCATGAGCACGTTCGGATGTTCATCGGCGGTCATTACCACTTCCTGTAGTGGGGAGCGTATATTTGTTTCCGATATTTCTGTCTCAAGACACAGTAGTAAACAGCCTCGGGCGCGGTGGCCCGGGGCTTTTGTTGGTTCCCTCAGCTGTGTGCTAGCACTCCCTGCTCGGCAAGCGAGCGGGATGAGGTTGGGCGGCTTACGCGCCCCGACCCGGACAGACGCACCAACCGCACCTGCGGCTGGGTTTTGTGAGTCCGGTAATCTGTAGTATTACTGTCAATTTTCGCCTTCTCGCGCCACGCGATGTTCACCGACGCATTCCGGTCGGCGTGGTCTTGCGCCACGTCACACTCGTCGTTCGGACATCTGAACCGCCGACCCTGCCGATACCCACGCTCACCACAGCACGAACACGTCTGCGAGTTGTAGTAAGCGTCCACCGTATCCGTCAGAATCTCCCGCCACGTCGCCTTGTACGAGACGAACTTCTCAAATTTGTGGAACGGCAGTTTGTGCAACCGGCGGTTCATATACGACCCGTACTGCATCTCCTCGCGGATACCACTCATATCCTCGAACACGATAACCAGGTTCGGGAACTGCTCTGCGAACTTTACGACAGCACGGGAAAGACGGTGCAACACCCACTCGGTGAATCGCTCTTCTTTGTCACTGAGTTTCTGGTGGATGCTCGTCTTGCCGTATTCCTGACAACGTTTCGTAATGGTGTGGTAGCGTTGGCGTTCCTGCTTCACCCGTCCGTAGTCGAGGACGAGTGTGCCCTTCGTTCGCATCGTGTCGCGGTCGAGGGCGGTGAGAGCGACGTTGCGCTCGTTGATGTCCACACCGACTACCGTATCGGCGGTATCGGGTTCGGGCACGTCGAACTCGCGTGTGACCGTGACGTGTAGGTAGTACACGCCATCGCGGTATCTCGAAGTGCCGTGGCACTTCGATGACTCGTCGAAAATCTTTGATTTTCGAGACAGGAGGTCGGCCTGTCCTATATCCACCTCATCCGACGTGAGGGCGTCTCGAAGTTCGTTCATTGCGTCCGGCTCACCGCGAAGATGGCCCTTCACCTTCTTGTAGGGTTTCGGGCTGATGCGGAACTGGACGCGGTTCGTGTTGTTGTTCACGGTGAGGCGGTAGCCTTCCGTGTGCGCCATCACAAGCGGGTAGGCACCAGATTTGTCCGTACTCGGCGGAGTCGGCTTCCCTCGGTCAGGGTCGTCTTGATTCTCCCACCAGTCTTTGAGTGATTGGTAGGAGTCCCATGTTTGGAGGGCTTTGCCGACGACCGCGCACTTGTTGTTCTGTAGGAAGTCGTCGGGTCAACCTCCTTTTGTATCTCGGTGCGATTGTACCCTTGTTGTTTGAGGCGGATGGTTTGGTTGAAGCTCTCGCGTGAGGCGAGGCGGGCGTCGTGAAGCCACGATCGTTCACCAGACGCTATGTGGAGGCGCGTCTGGATCGTCTTCGTGGCTTCTTCACCCATGCATTGACAATCGTTCCAGATTATCATAAATGTAGAGATTAGAGATGGAAGAGTACCGCAGTCACGCACATTCGGTTAGTTCCTGCAAGTATCATTTCGTGTGGTGTCTAAAGTCAAGCAAAGCGAAGTCGTTCGAGACGGCGCGCCGTCTCGTGATGACGAAACGTGTTCGCACGTTTCGAACCACTTTGCGTACCTCGCGGGATCTCTGATCCCGCTCAGTATAGACACCCTGTTCTCGGTGTGGTCGAGGAGGACGTGAGAGAGTTGTTTGCGGAGACTGCCGACCACTTCGGCCACGAGATCTTGGCGTTGGAGATTGCAGACGACCACATTCATCTGTTCGTGCAAACAGACCCGAAACATAGCCCTGCTGAGGTAGCACGGCAGTTCAAGTCGTACTCTGGAAAGCACTTGCTGGAACGGTATCCCGAGATTCGAGAGTCGTATTTCTGGGGCGGTGGATTCTGGAAGGTTGGATACTACGTGGGAACAACGGAAGCAGTATCGGAGGAAGTGGTTGAACGGTATATCGAGGAGACGGAACATATGCCGGAGTGACGCGCTTTACCCCCGCCCACGGTGTTGACGCAAATCTTCGATTTGCGAAAGCCGAAAACCTACGGTTTTCGGAAGGGCAGGGAACTCGCGCTGCTATTCATTTAGATCTGCCACCAGACAAAACACGCATCGAAAATAATAACTTATCTATCAATAGTCGATGTTCACATATCAAAAACAGACTGACGAGTGATCTTCGAGTATAACGCATAATAGCCAAATTTGACCCAGAATACGCCGCATATTCGCCTATTGTTCATGAAGTGTGAACACATAGATTACAATAGTATGTTCGTAATTAGTCCTCGAGACGTGAAAGACGATTACGGATGGAATTTATCGTACTACCAACGAGGCTCTCGAAATCGGTACTTGCGTCCTTGCGTTTCATCCGGGTTGCTGGTCCCGAGACTGTTACTGCAGCGATTGCACGCTCATCAGCATCCATCACTGGGTGAGCAATACAGTGACGATTCGAACGGTGCTCGCCCCGATCGTAAGCAGTTCGGCGGTCACGGACAAGTTGGAGTTCGTCCTCGAGTTCGTCTCGATCCGTAATGGTGTGCTCAGTGAGGGCTGGAAGTCCACGGCGGTCAAGAATCATGTTGCGTTCGTCTGGAGGCATGTACGAAAGGATAGCCTTCCCACCCGCAGTTGCGTGCATGGGAAGCCTATCACCGACTCGCACATCATCCGTACGCTGTCTGGAACCACTTTCTTGTGCGATGTATATGCCGTGTCCATGTTCAGGGATCATCAGACTCGCCGTTTCGCCCGTTGCTGCTGCCAGATCTTCCAGTGGGTGTAACGCAGCATCATAGATGGGAAGGCGGGCTCGAGCGCTTGTTCCCAGTCCAAGGAAGCTGACACTCAATCGATACTCGTGACCATCCTTGACGACGTAATCTAACTGTCGAAGCGTGTTGAGGTGTTTGTGAACCGTTCCTTTCGACAGTTCGAGTTCGGTAGCCAGTTCAGTGACACCCGCAGTGTGGCGGTCTTTGAGTGCCTCAATCACCCGTACACTCGTTACAGACGTCGTCGCAGTCGGTTGCTCGTCAGACCCTGGAGGGACATTTACCGTGGTCATAGAAATATATCCACACCCCATCGACAAAAAATTGTTCATACTTGATGAACACAGTAGAGCAAGTGTGGGCTCACTCGAGCCAGACGTGGACTCAAAGCCACTAGGGGCTGTCCATCATCGTACGAACTGCACACCTTCGGTGCAACACACATTATTCACACACCGTGAACACACGAGCGATGACGAATTCTGGATCTGAAAACAAACAATAGAGTGGGTAGACAGAAAAGCAAAAGATGGCCCGATCAAATCGAGCGAGAAACACCGCCAATCGATACTGTGACCAAAGTCTTAATATCCGAGGGTACGATTGCCGTTCACATGGGTCAGATTGCGATTCGGAACCTGAGAAAGGTCTTCAACACCGGCGAGAACGATATCGTCGCAGTTGACGATCTCGATTTCACGATCGAAGATGGTGAGTTTCTCGTCCTCGTCGGTCCGTCCGGGTGTGGCAAATCAACGACGCTCCGTTGTATCGCCGGTCTGGAAACCGTGAGTTCGGGTGAAATCGTCGTGGATGGAGAAGACGTTACGCACAGTAACCCCTCGGCTCGAGATATGGCGATGGTATTCCAGAGTTACGCGCTGTATCCACACATGACGGCTCGAGAGAACATGGCGTTCGGGCTGAAAATGACGACCGATATGGCGAAAGACGACATCAATGACCGGGTTGAAGACGTCGCGGAAGTGACCGGTATTGAGGACCTCCTCGAGAAGAAGCCTGGTGAACTCTCGGGTGGCCAGCAACAGCGTGTGGCACTTGGTCGGGCGATTGTTCGGGATCCCTCCGTGTTCTTGATGGACGAGCCACTCTCGAATCTCGATGCAAAGCTCCGGTCGCAGATGCGAATGGAGTTGCAGAATCTCCAGCAAGAACTCGACGTGACGACGATTTACGTCACCCACGACCAGACCGAAGCGATGACCATGGGTGATCGAATCGCGGTTCTCAACGACGGAGAGTTACAACAGGTTGGCACGCCGCTCGAGTGCTACCACGAGCCCGCAAACCGGTTCGTCGCCGGCTTCATCGGCTCGCCAAGCATGAATTTCCTTGATGTCACGTTGGCTGATGCGACCTTCGAGCACGACGTATTTGCCTATACGCTTACCGAGACGACGACCAGCGAACTCGAGACGACAACCGGGACATACACGCTTGGAATCCGGCCCGAAGACATCAGGCTGGCAGCACCAGACGATCCGAACGCAATCGAAGCGACTGTTAACGTCGTCGAACCGCTTGGTGACGTTTCGCATATCAACATCGACATCGGATCACAAACCTACACTGCCAGTATCGACGGCACACCACGGTTACAGCCTGGCGAAACGCTCCATGTGACGTTCCCCGAGGACGATATTCACGTCTTCGACGCCGAAAGCGGAGAGGCACTTAAGAATGCCTCACTGGACGAAGAGACAGTCATCCCGGGGTCGAACACGAACGCGACAGCATAGACTCTCGAGTGGTCGAACAGCGTAAAAAGAAACTGGGTGATTAGGTTAACGTCGGGAGGTACGCTTCGTTCGCGTCGATGAGTTCCTCAGTCATGTCGTGAATCTCGTCGAGCGAAAGCGCTGCTGCGGTTAGCGGATCGAGTTTGAGCGCCTGGTGAACGGCGTCACGGTCGCCCTCGAGACCACCTTTGACCGCGAGCTGTTGGACGTTGACATTGGTTCGGATCAGTGAGATCAGCTGTGGTGGCAGATCGCCGACTGAGCACGGTCGGACGCCAGTGCCGTCGATCAGACACGGGACTTCGACGCAGGCTTCGCTGGGGAGATTCGTGATATGCTCGTCGTGGTTCGGGACGTTGAGGTTGAGTCGACGCGGTGTATCCGTCTCGAGAGAATGAATCAAACGGGCAGCATACTCCTCGGAGCGTTCGATCTCAGCGTCTTCGGGATTGAAATCGTCGAGAGCACTGTCGCGTTCTTCGGAGCGTTCCTTCCAGCCGTTAAGGTACGTCGCGGTTGGCATCCGCTCGGCGTAGTCCGTCCCAGTCATCTCGTCGATCACGGCCTCATCCGTGCGGAAGTGCGGGACGTACTCCGAGAAGTGGTGGCTCGATTCCGTGACGAACGCATCGAAGTGGTTCATGATTTCGAAACGGACCGTGTCCCGCTCGTAAATTTCGGGATCCGTCATTGCCTCCTCGAGCATCGGATAGACGTCTGTCCCGTCGTGCTCCAGTTCGAGGAACCACGCCATGTGGTTGATTCCGGCGACCCAATAGTCCAGTTGGTCCTCTGGGAGTCCAACGTAGTCTGCAATCGCTTCGGCGGTGTGTGGAACACTGTGACAGAGACCAATCGTTTCGATGTCCGTCGCTTCGGCCATCGTCCAACAGAGAATCGCCATCGGATTAGTGTAGTTCAACAGCAAGGCATCAGGGCACAGTTCCTCCATGTCTCGAGCGATCTCGAGCATCGTTGGAATCGTCCGCAGCCCACGGAAAACACCGCCAGGCCCCAACGTGTCACCAATTGACTGTTTGACGCCATACTCCTGTGGGATACGGATCTCGTTTTCGAACGGCTCGGTCCCGCCAACGTTGATCATATTCAAGACGTAATCAGCACCCTCGAGCGCCTCGCGGCGGTCAGTCGTCGACTCGATAGTGGCGTCGACATCACCGTTTTCGACCATCGCGTCGGCAACAGCGGTCGTCTGCTCGAGGCGGTGGTCGTCGATATCCATGAGCCTAATCGTGCTGTCAGAGAGGGCATCAAATGAAAGGATATCACCGACGAGGTTCTTTGCGAAGACCATACTTCCGGCACCGATGAAGGTTATCGTTGGCATCTACATGCATCTGTCTCAGACACCAGCATAAAATTGTCGCAGCAGGCCCTCGCTCGTGCGTTAAGGAAATTTAGCGCTTAGACTGTTGGCTGGCCAGAATTGTTTTCATCCCTTTTTGTCCAGATTCTGAGACTGACTTTTATCATAGTTGGTCCAAGACAGTGGAGTATACGATGGAGCTTAGCAAGCGGACCTTCCTGAAAGCGAGTGGTGCAACGACCGTTGCAGCTCTTGCGGGTTGCCTCGGTGACGATGATGATGACGGGCGCACCTTCTGGGCAGGGTGGTGGGATGAAGACCACCTCGAGGACTTCCGACCAGAGTTCGAATCCGAACTGGAAGAAGAAACCGGCCAGGAGTGGGAGCTAACTGAGTACCAGTACGACGATTTACAGAGCAACGTGCTCACCGGTGGCAACACGGGAACACCGGACCTTCTCGAGGGCGTCCTCGAGCATCCGGGCGATTACGTTGCGGCGGATGCGATAGAACCGTTGACTGACCACGTTCAGGATTTCGATCATTTCGATGGCTATCTTGACGCTGCAATCGACGCCTTCGAGTTCCAGGGTGAACTTTGGGGCCTGCCACTCGCTGGCGGCAATGGTCGCGCACTTGTTTACCGGACAGATATTCTCGCGGAGTATGGGTACGAAGACGGGCCACCAGAGGACCTCGATGAATTGGTCGAACTAGCTGGAGAGATCAACGCGAACGAGGACATGAACGGCCTCCACCTGACGACTGAACACGGCGAGGTTCGCGCAACACAGGAGTTCCTCTCACACGTCTACCAGCGTACTGGTAACATCTACGAATACGATGGTGACGAATGGGTGTTGCAAGCAACTGCTGATGATTTCGAAATCGTCCTCGATACGCTGTATTACAATCTGTTCCACGGTGACGAACCGATGGCTGACGATGATTACCGTGGTGCCGGCTGGGAAACCAACGACGAAGGATACTCGATGGGTGACCACGCAATGATCCACTGTGGACCATGGATTCAACAGGATGCCGACTCCTCCGATGAGCAAGCCGAAGTCATCGAAGAAAACACTGGGATTGCAGAACTGCCTGTCATCGAT from Natronolimnobius sp. AArcel1 encodes:
- the hutU gene encoding urocanate hydratase, which encodes MGTEPTLGDGAPSEQWYEYQGAPTGQDLECEGWRQEAALRMLNNNLDPDVAEKPEDLVVYGGTGRAARSWDAYDAILAELRSLADDETLLVQSGKPVGRFPTHERAPRVLIANSNLVGNWDNWDHFHELEAEGKIMYGQMTAGSWAYIGTQGIIQGTFETLAELARQHYDGDLTGKTVVTAGLGGMGGAQPLAVTMNEGVCIAAEVDEDRIDRRLETGYCMEKADDIEEAIERAEEACDAGEPYSVGVHVNAAELLETMLEQGYVPDVITDQTSAHDALEGYYPDGYTVEDADALREDDPDAYLEESLDTMERHVDAILELQERGSIAFEYGNNIRGQVQDHRGMENAFDFPGFVPAYIRPQFCRGKGPFRWAALSGDPDDIHRTDEAILELFPEKDHLRRWIDLAQEQVQFQGLPSRVCWLGYATDGEEHTERARFALRINELVADGEISAPIVVTRDHLDAGSVASPNRETEAMKDGTDAVADWPILNALVNCAGGADIVSVHDGGGVGIGNSLHTNNHVVLDGSDLAAEKAKAVFTTDPGMGVIRHADAGYEEALDEARQSNVRIPMGED
- a CDS encoding helix-turn-helix domain-containing protein, giving the protein MYEATFSISDSSAYTGPTGNADCRIELWCNDHSDLLYVSGSEIDPLLSQIRTDIGIEAELRREEEAVVITSSCLKQHEVTHIERYLRANNCLLLPPLRYENGEKQCRILALESANLTTLYADLVADEFEIDVRAKREISTPVQSTPLLTLDDVIPDLTERQREVLTLAVDAGYYDLPRETTTAALADEVGISRRATEDHLRRAERKLLTSLVSYLY
- a CDS encoding YjiH family protein; the encoded protein is MFDETAWSREDQDTKRVETAPETKTIEDIDLAEIRGGPISKFVVAFAVGFFFFLVPVPWDGQITVPFDIAVNWITGTYPMFAGVYALGLIAAGGLLTTLAEFRKRGVISISDNRTEQLALPYWETSTPFWFFRVAGAVLAPVLFFEIGPEWLVGPATGGLVWGTLILSVAVIIPIGAIFINLFVELGGLEFVGTMARPIMRPLFKIPGRSALDSVASWVGSYSVGLYVTRNVFDRGEYSKQDVYIISTCFATVSIGFVGVVAATVDLLELFPVIFLSYLVCIAVTGIILVRIPPLSNVPEEYIAEPNPETPFRGSPGDYFRFGLSEAVKKAEEGGTILGASVRGFIDGIKLAILILGTILSIGLAAVIVAENTPVFDIIAQPLIPVFELLGIPDAEVVAPASIIGITEMFIPALLVAEADAMARFFIALLSISQLIFFSATAPMMMDMFSDIPIRFRDLVLLFVMRTIILIPVITVITHAVAALGLL
- a CDS encoding sulfatase-like hydrolase/transferase; translation: MTADEHPNVLMVLTDQQRWDTLGAYGCPLNLTPTLDGLATRGTVLKQAITPQPLCGPFRAMFQSGKYASEVDVWRDTMPISTDELRLPRQFKEAGYDVGYVGNWHISGTFDDPIPENLRGAYEDFWIAADVPEFTSYPMEGHLFGPDNEPVEFDSYRADAFTDFACKAIASLSEPFFLVVAYLEPHNQNDMMTYAAPDGYAEPYKKRPYVPEDLRNRPGDWYEELPDYYGTVKRLDECVDDLLEALSARDIEDETIVAYTADHGCHFRTRPGEYKRTPHESAVRVPAVLAGPEFDMGTAIETPTSLVDLPPTLLAAAGIDIPDAMHGDSFLPIAHGDRPDTGGDAFIQISESQVGRALRTDQWKYGVAATSSTGWRGGSGTKSSDTYVERYLYDLARDPHEKVNLVGRPDFRSIADDLQARLLEYIETVEGESPRIRPYENGYSVF
- a CDS encoding IclR family transcriptional regulator, whose protein sequence is MTTVNVPPGSDEQPTATTSVTSVRVIEALKDRHTAGVTELATELELSKGTVHKHLNTLRQLDYVVKDGHEYRLSVSFLGLGTSARARLPIYDAALHPLEDLAAATGETASLMIPEHGHGIYIAQESGSRQRTDDVRVGDRLPMHATAGGKAILSYMPPDERNMILDRRGLPALTEHTITDRDELEDELQLVRDRRTAYDRGEHRSNRHCIAHPVMDADERAIAAVTVSGPATRMKRKDASTDFESLVGSTINSIRNRLSRLED
- a CDS encoding ABC transporter ATP-binding protein, whose protein sequence is MGQIAIRNLRKVFNTGENDIVAVDDLDFTIEDGEFLVLVGPSGCGKSTTLRCIAGLETVSSGEIVVDGEDVTHSNPSARDMAMVFQSYALYPHMTARENMAFGLKMTTDMAKDDINDRVEDVAEVTGIEDLLEKKPGELSGGQQQRVALGRAIVRDPSVFLMDEPLSNLDAKLRSQMRMELQNLQQELDVTTIYVTHDQTEAMTMGDRIAVLNDGELQQVGTPLECYHEPANRFVAGFIGSPSMNFLDVTLADATFEHDVFAYTLTETTTSELETTTGTYTLGIRPEDIRLAAPDDPNAIEATVNVVEPLGDVSHINIDIGSQTYTASIDGTPRLQPGETLHVTFPEDDIHVFDAESGEALKNASLDEETVIPGSNTNATA
- the melA gene encoding alpha-galactosidase; translated protein: MPTITFIGAGSMVFAKNLVGDILSFDALSDSTIRLMDIDDHRLEQTTAVADAMVENGDVDATIESTTDRREALEGADYVLNMINVGGTEPFENEIRIPQEYGVKQSIGDTLGPGGVFRGLRTIPTMLEIARDMEELCPDALLLNYTNPMAILCWTMAEATDIETIGLCHSVPHTAEAIADYVGLPEDQLDYWVAGINHMAWFLELEHDGTDVYPMLEEAMTDPEIYERDTVRFEIMNHFDAFVTESSHHFSEYVPHFRTDEAVIDEMTGTDYAERMPTATYLNGWKERSEERDSALDDFNPEDAEIERSEEYAARLIHSLETDTPRRLNLNVPNHDEHITNLPSEACVEVPCLIDGTGVRPCSVGDLPPQLISLIRTNVNVQQLAVKGGLEGDRDAVHQALKLDPLTAAALSLDEIHDMTEELIDANEAYLPTLT